The following nucleotide sequence is from Synechococcus sp. KORDI-52.
TTCGCCTTCGTGCAGGTCTGCGAAGGATCCCTTGGGCTCCTTGAGGAAGAAGAAGCAGAAGAAGGCCACGATCAGACCGGCCACGCCAAGGATCTGGAAGAAGGCGCTGTTGGAAGCCGCGATCACCTCGGGGGTGGGCTCACCGCCGCCCCCCATCCACATCGGCAGCAGGCTGAAGATGGTCAGGTAGGTCACAGCACCAACGTTGCCGTAGGCACCGACCAGCCCGGCCACCTGACCGGTGACGCGACGCTTGACCAGGGGCACCAGCGCGAAGGTGGCGCCTTCACCGGACTGCACGAAGAACGATGCGAGCATGGTGATCACCACCGCCACGGCAATGCCGCTGGTGCCGGAGAAGGTGCCCGGCTTGATCATGCTCATCACCAGGTAGCCAATGCCGAGGCCGGCGGTGAGGAAGCCCATGGTGTTCTTGCGGCTGCCGACGCTGTCGGAGATCAGACCGCCAGCAGGGCGGGCGATCAGGTTCACGAAGGCGAAGCAGGAGGCCAGGATTCCGGCCGTGGCCTTCGGCAGATCGAAGGTGGTTTCAAAGAAGGTGGGCAGCATCGAAACCACGGCCAGTTCGGAGCCGAAGTTCACGATGTAGGTGAGCTCGAGGATCGCCACCTGGCGGAACTCGTAGCGGTCTTCCTTTGGATAGACCTTGTTGCCAAGGATCAGATCGCGGTTGGTGCGGATGATTCCCCAGGTCTGGAAGGCAAACCAGACGGCAACGGCACCGAGGGCCAGTGGATAGGTGCTTGCGGTGAGGAAGCCCACCTTGGAGAGGCGCCAGCAGAGGACGCAGAGGATGGCTGCGAAGGGCACGTTCATGCCCAGCAGACCCCAGAAGTCGCGCATGGAGGTGACTTCCAGACCGGCGGTTTTCTCCGGACGCTGGTACGTCTTGCCGGGGGGGGTGTCGGTGACGTTGAAGAAGTAGAAGCAGCCGTAGATGGCTGAGACGATGCCGGTCAGAGCGATGGCACCGCGCCAGTTCAGAACAGCGCCGGTGGGCAGTTCGAAACCGCCGGAGAAGGAGAGGAAGCCAGCGAGGGCCACCATCGTGAGGGCGGAGAAGGCGGAGCCGAAGTTGCCCCAGCCGCCATAGATGCCTTCAGCCAGGCCGATTTCCTTGGGCGGGAACCACTCAGCCACCATGCGGATGCCGATCACGAAGCCGGCGCCGACGATGGAGAGCAGCAGACGGGCCACAACCAGCTGGTTGAAGTCCTGAGCGGAGGCGAACAGCAGGCAGGGAATGGCCGAGAACACCAGGATCGAGGAGTAGGTGATCCGGGGGCCGAATTTGTCCAGGAGCATGCCGATCAGCACGCGCGCCGGAATGGTGAGGGCCACGTTGCAGATGGCCACGGTGCGGATCTGACCAACGGTCAGTCCCAGGTCCGCTTTCACGGTGGTGGCCAGTGGGGCCAGATTGAACCAGACCACGAAGGTCAGGAAGAAGGCGATCCAGGTCAGGTGAAGGGTTCGATACCTGCCCTGGAACGACCAGAGGTCGCCAAGCATTGAGGAGAAGAGAGGGAGCCTCGGGCTTCAAAACGAAGGGTGCCCGGGGATGGCAAAACGGTCGGAAAGAGAATCCGTTTGACAAATGCAGTAAATCAATTCGTCAGGCCCGTGTTTGGTTTGATTGGTTACCGATTTGTGTTTTTGTGTTGCCAAGCAAACATCAACGGGGCTGATTGATTGGATCAGTTGTTCTTTTCCGCAATGATTTGGTAGCGGTTGCAACTTTTGTGGGTTGTTGGGCTCCGCTGGTGCAGATTGTTGGTCGGCGATGTGAATCAAGGCTTGCGGGTTTGTTTGCTCAGTGGCGGAAGCAGCCGTCGCATGGGGCGTGACAAGGCGCTGTTGCCGCATCCCTCCGGTGGTGTGTGGCTCACGGTCTTGGTCGACCAGTTGTTGCCCCTAGGTCATCCGGTGGAGGTGTTGAGTCGTCATGACGAGCACGCCGAGCTGCTGGCCCATCGGCCCGGATGTTCCGTGCTGTTGGAGCCCCCCCCTTGGAATGGCCCCCTGCAGGCGTTGGCCAAAGTGCTGTCTCCGATGCCGGGCGAGGCCTTGCTGGTGCTGCCGGTGGACATGCCCTGTTTGCGCACCGCCGTTGTCCAGCAGCTCATCGCAGCCTGGAATAACGCCCCGGAGCAAGCAGCGGTGGCTCATGACGGGCAACGGCTCCAGCCGTTGCTGGCGGTGATTCCTTCAGGCTCCCCTTTTCGCTCCTGCCTGGATGAGCAACTGCAACGCGGAGAGTTGCGCTGGATGGACTGGTTGACCAGGGTCCCCCATCAAAGGGTTCCCTTGCCTGCGGAAGCTCTGTTGAATGCCAATTGCCCTGCAGATCTGGCAGCGTTGGAGGGATGAGCATCCCGCTGCCGCTCGCAGATCGTTTCAACCGGCCCCTTGGGGTGCTGCGGCTGTCGCTTACGGCCCGTTGCAATCTCGCTTGTCCGTACTGCTGTCCGGATGTGGAGGAGCCCCCGGGCCTGCTCACGCTTGATCAGCAGCTGCGCGTGATTCGTGTGGCTGCGCGCCTTGGGGCACAAACACTCCGGCTTACCGGTGGAGAGCCCTTGTTGAGCCGGCGTTTGTTGCCGTTGCTGGAGGCGGTGGCGCAGGCCCGGCGGGATCGCTCAGATCCGATGGCTGGTCTTCAGGCCGTGGCGCTCACCAGCAACGGGGTGCTGTTGTCGGAATCGATGGCGCGGGCATTGCGTACCGCAGGGCTGGATCGCATCACCATCAGCCTGGATGCAGTGGAAGGGGAGGCAGCGGCGCGCATGGCTGGTCTCCAGGGTGGGGCTCTTGCTGGGGATCGCCTGGTCCGCCAGGTGCAGGACGGTATCGCGGCGGCCCGTGCCGCTGGTTTTGATCCCTCACGCGGTGAGCTCAAGCTCAATGCCGTGATCCAACGGGGGAGGAATGACGATCAGCTGTTGCCTTTGGCCGATTTGGCGCGGCAGCAGGGGATGGAGCTGCGTTTGATCGAATACATGGATGTGGGCAGCCGCAACCAGTGGACGCTGGACCAGGTGCTGCCGGCGGCTCAGATGGTGGAGCGCATTCATGCCCGCTGGCCCCTTGAAGCCCTTGGGCGCCCCAGGGGTGGGACGGCCCGGCGTTGGAGCTATGGCGATGGCGCCGGATCCATCGGTGTGATCGCCTCCATCAGTGAGCCGTTCTGCGGGGATTGCAACCGGTTGCGTGTCACCGCCGATGGCCAGGCGTTCACCTGCCTGTTCTCCGCTGATGGCACGGATCTCAAGCCCGCGCTCGCGTCGGAGCTTCAGCTTGAGCAGGCCATGCGCCAGCTCTGGCAGCGACGCCAGGACCGCTACAGCGAGGAGCGTGATCCATCCGCCGCTGCGTCTACCCATGCGGAAATGGCGTATCTAGGGGGCTGAACCGTTGTGATCGTCACCGTTTTTGCGTTGTGGTCTCGGTACAACAGGGCAGCTGAAGGGTCCAGAAGGATCCATCGACATGTTTGAACTGCTGGCCTACGAGCGCTTCCGCGATACCCCGTCGGTTCGTTTTTTCGACGTCACCGTGGATAGCTCGAATGCGCGCGACCTGGTGATTCACAGCGGCCCGGCGGTGTCGCCCCCCAACGACCCTGAGAGCGGCGCGTGGCAGTTCTATTTGCATCCTCATCAGGAAGACAATCTGCTGGCGGCCAGTGGGGGCAGAACCTTCTTTTTGGTGAACCTGGCCTGGGAGCAGCCGTTCCACATCGTTCGTCTCGAGAGCGGTGGTGACATCCTTCGCATCCCTCCTGGCACCTTCCACCGTTCGATCTCCGATCCCGATGGTTCCGTCGTTCTGAACCAGGCGGTTCGTGAGGACGGCGCTTCTCTGGTAAGGGAATTCCGCGTTTACAACAGCGCCGAGATCCCGGCCTTGATGGCAGCCACCCACAGCTCGGCGCCGAAGCCTCAGTTGCACGGGGTGGAACCGTTGCTTCAGGCGGCCTGAAGCAGGTTGCGTGAGGAGGTTCCCATCCCGGAAGCTTCCTCGGTGATCTGAATCTGCCAGTTCAGTTCACTGTTTGTTTCGGGGGGGCCGCTGAAGCTGCCGCTCACGGCTGCGGTGAGTTCCGGTTTGGACGAGGTGGCCAGCACCACATAGCGCTCGTTGACTTCCATGCCGGCACTGGGGTCAAAGCCCCGCCAGCCCGCTCCCGGCAGGTAAACCTCCGCCCAGGCATGCAGGTCGTAGTCCTTCGGGGGAGGCTGCTGCAGTTGATAGCCGCTCACGAAGCGGGCGGGGAGACCCACCACGCGGCAGCAGGCCACCATCAGCATGGCCAGATCACGGCAGGAGCCGATCCGCTCGCGCAGGGTGCGACCCGCCGGCCAGGCGGGTCCCACATGGCGTTGGGTGTATTTCACCCGCTCTTGAATCAGTTCAATCAGTTGCTTCAGAAAAGCCAGGGTCTGCTGGTTGCTGCCCATCAGGGCTTCCTGGGTGAGGTCGATGGCCGCGGGTTCGTGCTGGCCGTTGGGCAACCAGCCCTCCAGGGCCCCCTGCAGGTCGCTGTTGAGTTGGCCGCGTGGGTAGGGCAGGGGCGGTTCCAGTCCGTTGAAGCAGCTCTCCAGCAGGGGTGCTGGCCGGGTCTCCACCAGGCTGCGGGCCTCAAAGACCAATTCATCGGTGCTGCCGAGAAAACGCAGCCGTTGGATTTCGTCGCCGCTGGCGGCCACCAGTTCCCGACGTTGCTCCGGTTCCGGCAGCACGCTGAGCTGATGCTCCAGCAGGGTCTGAAACCCCTGACCTCGAGGCCTCAGACACAGGCGATGTTCCCCAAGGAAAACGGGGGCCTCATACCGATACGTCAGGCGGTGAACGATGAGAGCACGCATGCGGGATCGGTGGGGGTGGAACGGAGGTCGGCGCTGGTGAAGTAGCGGGTCTGGATCAGGGTGTGGAGTTGGTTGAGGTCCTGCTGAAGCTGGTCAATGGCTTCATGCAGACCGGCTTCGATCAGGTTGTCGATCCGCACATAGCTCCAACGGGCTAGGAGCTGTCCCCGCAAGCAGTCGAGGTCATCCGGCGTGTCTGGGCTCGGATGCTGCTGGATCTGTTGCAAGGTGTCGCTGATGCCCTGCAGGCAGTACCGCACCGAGCGAGGAAAGATGGGGTCCAGCAGCAAAAAGCGGGCCACGGAGGCAGGGCTGATCGCGTGCTGCCTGCTCTGGCGGTACATCTGATAAGCCCCAGCTGTGCGCAGCAGGGTGATCCATTGCAGTTCATCCAGCACGCCGCCAACCTCCTCAGGGGAGGGCAGTAGCAGGAAATATTTGACGTCGAGGATGCGGGAGGTTTTGTCGGCGCGTTCGATCAAACGCCCCAGCTGACTGAACAGCCAGCTGAGATCACGGCTCAAGGTGGTGTCGGTGATCCCGTACACAAGCTGGCAGCCGCGGCGGATGATCCGCAGTTGCTCCTGCACCGGTTCCCGCCAAATGTCTTCGTCCTCCTGAAGGCTCCAGTGCAGATCATTGATCTGCTCCCACATCTCCGTGGTGATCACATCCCTGATCTGCCGTGCGTTTTCCCGCGCCATCGCAATGCAACTCACGATGCTGTTGGGATTGCTGCGGTCTAGCAGTAGGAAGCGCACCACCTGTTTGGGCGTGGTATCGGGATAGGTCGTATCGAAGCGGTGGCGATCCCCCGTCACCTCCACCAGCGGCAGCCACGGTTCGGCGCTGCCCGGAGGACAGTCCAGCGCCATCGCTTCACTCACTTCTAGAAAGCGCGAGATGTTTTCGGCGCGTTCCAGGTAGCGGTTGATCCAGTAAAGCGAATCGGCAACGCGACTCAGCACGGCACAGCCTCCTGGGGTTGCGGTGCTGCCATCGGTTGGTCGTCGACGATCCAGGTGTCCTTGCAGCCGCCTCCCTGGGACGAATTCACCACCAGCGAGCCCCGCTTGAGGGCCACGCGCGTCAGTCCGCCTGGGCTGACCCAGTTGCTTGCGCCGCGCAGCACGTAGGGGCGCAGATCCACGTGGCAGGGGTAGAGCTCTCCGTCACTGAGGGACGGCACGGTGGAGAGTTGCAGCGTGGGCTGCGCGATGAAGTTGCGGGGATTCGCACGGATCTTCGTGTCGAAGTCCGCCAGCTCCGATCGGCTGGCCTGGGGCCCGATCAGCATTCCGTAGCCTCCGGCTTCCGCCACTGATTTCACCACCAGTTGTTCGAGGTGTTCGAGCACATAGAGCCGATCGTCTGGCCGGGCACAGAGGTAGGTGGGGACGTTCTCGATGATCGGCTCCTCATCGAGGTAGTAGCGGATCATTGCCGGCACGTGGGCATAGATCAGCTTGTCGTCGGCGATGCCGGTGCCAGGGGCGTTGGCGATGGCGACCCGTCCTTGCCGCAGCACGTCGATGAGGCCCGGCACCCCCAGCATCGAGTCCTTGCGGAACACGGTGGGATCAAGAAAATCATCGTCGATGCGGCGGTAAATCACATCCACGGGCTTGAGGCCGTTGGTGCTGCGCATCCACACCCGGCCGCCTTCGCATACCAGATCGCGCCCCTCCACCAGGTGAATGCCCATTTCTTGGGCCAGATAGCTGTGTTCGAAATAGGCACTGTTGAACACCCCGGGCGTCAGGATCGCCACGCGGGGGGCGTCACTCCAGGGCGCCAGGTCCTGAAGGGTGCGCAGCAGATGGGAGGGATAGTCGTCGATCGGTTGAACGGCACGTCCTTCAAATAGGCCAGAGAACAACCGCTTCATCACCCGACGGTTCTCGAGGAAATAGGCCACCCCCGACGGACAGCGCAGGTTGTCTTCCAACACCCGCCAGGTGCCATTGCCGTCGCGGATCAGGTCGAGCCCGGAGATGTGGCACCAGCGGTTGAGCGGCAGGCTGATGCCCTGCATCTGAGGTCGCCAACCGGAGGAACTTTCAACGTCTTCCCGTGGGATCACTCCGTCGTTGAGGATCTGCTGGGGGCCATAGATGTCAGCGAGGAAGCGGTCGATGGCTTCCAGGCGTTGCAGCAGTCCCTGCTCCAGGGTGATCCAGTCGCTGCGGCCGATCAGCCGAGGCAAGGGATCGAAGGGGAGAATTCGTTCGCTGCCTTTGAGCCCGGAATCGTTGAGGCGGAAGGTGGCGCCAAGGCGACGCAGCAGCTGGCTGGCTGAGGCATGGCTGCGGTTGAGCTCGGGCAATCCCATCTGCCCTAGTGATGCGAGTAGTGGGGCAAGATCGGCGCGCGGCCTGGCCGTTTCGCTGCAGAAATATTCGTCGAAGCCGACCGTGGGTTTGTAGTCGGTGAACATCCTTGTCGCGCAAGCCGGGCGTATCCAAGGCGTCGCCCCACTCCACTTCGGGTGGTGGTTGCTACACATTCCGCAATTTCAGGCGATCGGACGCTGATCGCCTGTTGTTTGAGTATCCGAAGGCACCTGAATGGAGGGCAAAGGGCCAGGGCCTGCTGCCCCCTTTGCTTATCTGTTTCTGGAGTTCAAACACTCTTCGCCTTGGATGAATTGCTCTGGGCGCGTCTGATCTTTGCCCTTGGTGCCGTTGTGACTGCGGCGACGGTGGTGATGATTCTGCGCGGACACATGTATTGGAACCGCAGGGGGTCGACGGATGCCCGCTGACTCGGTTCCCTTCCTTCAGCCCGGGATCGCCTGGGCGTTGGTGGTGCTGTTCTCTGTTCTCTGGGTGGCGCTGGGGATTGCCTGGGGCAGGCGCGGTCAAGGCAATGCCGACGACTACATGCTGGCGGGGCGCAACATCGGGCTGGCTCTGAGTACGGCCACGTTGATGGCCTCCTGGGTCACCGGCAACACCACCCTGCTTGCCCCTGAATTCGGCTACAAAACCGGCCTCTGGGGCATGTTCAGCTATGCCCTGGCTGGGCTTGGCCTGATTCTGTTCGCCCCCCTGGCCTCGCGGATCAAGCAGTTGATGCCCAACGGGCGCACCAGCGGCGACTTCATCCGTTTGCGGTACGGACGACTGGCCTGGTGGGTGTTCATGCTGATCACCGCGATCTACACCCTGGGCTTTCTGATGACCCAGGCGATGGGTGCTGGCTTGCTGCTGCAGGCCCTTTCAGGCTTCGACTACCACGTGGGAATGGTGGTGGTGATTGGTGTTGCCACCGTCTACACCCTCTTCGGCGGAATGCGGGCTGTGATCGGCACCGATTTCATCCAGTCGCTGTTGATCATGGTGCTGCTGGCGGTGGTGGCGGTGCTTGCCTTCCGTCAATTCCCGATGCCCGAGGTGCATGCCTCTTTGCTGGCCCAGCATCCTGATCGGCTTGATCTGTTGCTGCCGGCGGGCTTGTTGATCGCCTGGAATTCCGCCCTCTTTTCGATGGGCGAGGTGTTTCACAACAACATTTGGTGGTCCAGGGTTTTCGCCAGTCGGCGCTCGGTGGTGATGACGTCCTTCGTGTTGGGGGGAATCGCCTGGATGAGCGTGCCGATGGTGACGGGCTCCATTGGCCTGGTGGCCCTGGCCCGTGAGTTGCCTCTCGAGCAGGTGAACATGGTGTTCCCTGTGATGGCAGCCGATCTGCTCGGGGCCGGCGGCGCGGCCTTGGTGTTTGTGGTGGTGTTTGCCTCGCTTACTTCCACCTTGGATTCGTTGCTGGCATCTACTGCCGATCTGTTGGCGGAGGATGTGTACTTCCGCCTGTTGCGGCCCCAGGCCAGCGACCTGCAGCTCAAGCAGGCGGCGCGGCTGATGGTGGTGGGATTGGCCGTCGTCACCCTGGCGCTGTCCTGGCCGCGGCTGGATTCGCTGGCGTCGGTGCTGTTCTTCACCGGTGCCCTGGTGGCCTCCACGGTCTGGCCTGTGGCATGTGGGCTCTACTGGCGTACGGCCAACCGCACCGCTGCCATTGCGGCCATGCTCGCCGGCAGCGTTGTGGGCCTGCTCGCCTATGTGCTGATCGCGCCCTACTGCGCTGCTGTGTTTTCGGCGGCCGTGTCGGCGGTTGTGATGCTGATGGGCAGTCGGTTTTGGCCGGAACGCTTCGACTTCACCTTGCTGCAGGAGGAGGGATGATCCAAACAGTTCCTGTGATGGCTGGCCTCGTTGGTCTGTCGGGCTTTCAGTTTTTGCTGGTGGCCAGTCAGTTCGCCCTGGTGCTGTCGGTGCTCGTGTTGCTGCTGATCTGGTGGGTGGAGTGGCGCAATGGCCGGGTTTGGTGATGTCTTCTGAAACCCGTCACCACAGCACAATCTTTTCCGGAGGTTTGGTTAAGAAGCTGGTTCTTCATGGACGCAGCAGTGTGGTTGTTGTTACCGGTGAAAGATGTAGTTCCTGGCTTTAGCACTCGGTTTGGCAAACAGGGTGTTGATCCCGATCCCGCTATGGCACAGGCCAAATCAGCAGTTGTGGAAGCGTCATCGGTTCAGATTCGGTTTGAGCCGATGGGGCCCGATGTCTACGGGCAGAACCAACCCCAGGAGCTGCTGGCTGCCATTGCCGAAGACGTTGAGCCTTTGAAGGATTTGGTGGATCAGCACGTGGTGTCGATCCAACCGTTTCGCCCCGAGGTTTTGTTGCAGGTG
It contains:
- a CDS encoding NarK family nitrate/nitrite MFS transporter, which translates into the protein MLGDLWSFQGRYRTLHLTWIAFFLTFVVWFNLAPLATTVKADLGLTVGQIRTVAICNVALTIPARVLIGMLLDKFGPRITYSSILVFSAIPCLLFASAQDFNQLVVARLLLSIVGAGFVIGIRMVAEWFPPKEIGLAEGIYGGWGNFGSAFSALTMVALAGFLSFSGGFELPTGAVLNWRGAIALTGIVSAIYGCFYFFNVTDTPPGKTYQRPEKTAGLEVTSMRDFWGLLGMNVPFAAILCVLCWRLSKVGFLTASTYPLALGAVAVWFAFQTWGIIRTNRDLILGNKVYPKEDRYEFRQVAILELTYIVNFGSELAVVSMLPTFFETTFDLPKATAGILASCFAFVNLIARPAGGLISDSVGSRKNTMGFLTAGLGIGYLVMSMIKPGTFSGTSGIAVAVVITMLASFFVQSGEGATFALVPLVKRRVTGQVAGLVGAYGNVGAVTYLTIFSLLPMWMGGGGEPTPEVIAASNSAFFQILGVAGLIVAFFCFFFLKEPKGSFADLHEGETA
- a CDS encoding transglutaminase family protein translates to MRALIVHRLTYRYEAPVFLGEHRLCLRPRGQGFQTLLEHQLSVLPEPEQRRELVAASGDEIQRLRFLGSTDELVFEARSLVETRPAPLLESCFNGLEPPLPYPRGQLNSDLQGALEGWLPNGQHEPAAIDLTQEALMGSNQQTLAFLKQLIELIQERVKYTQRHVGPAWPAGRTLRERIGSCRDLAMLMVACCRVVGLPARFVSGYQLQQPPPKDYDLHAWAEVYLPGAGWRGFDPSAGMEVNERYVVLATSSKPELTAAVSGSFSGPPETNSELNWQIQITEEASGMGTSSRNLLQAA
- a CDS encoding molybdenum cofactor guanylyltransferase, whose product is MGRDKALLPHPSGGVWLTVLVDQLLPLGHPVEVLSRHDEHAELLAHRPGCSVLLEPPPWNGPLQALAKVLSPMPGEALLVLPVDMPCLRTAVVQQLIAAWNNAPEQAAVAHDGQRLQPLLAVIPSGSPFRSCLDEQLQRGELRWMDWLTRVPHQRVPLPAEALLNANCPADLAALEG
- a CDS encoding circularly permuted type 2 ATP-grasp protein; the encoded protein is MFTDYKPTVGFDEYFCSETARPRADLAPLLASLGQMGLPELNRSHASASQLLRRLGATFRLNDSGLKGSERILPFDPLPRLIGRSDWITLEQGLLQRLEAIDRFLADIYGPQQILNDGVIPREDVESSSGWRPQMQGISLPLNRWCHISGLDLIRDGNGTWRVLEDNLRCPSGVAYFLENRRVMKRLFSGLFEGRAVQPIDDYPSHLLRTLQDLAPWSDAPRVAILTPGVFNSAYFEHSYLAQEMGIHLVEGRDLVCEGGRVWMRSTNGLKPVDVIYRRIDDDFLDPTVFRKDSMLGVPGLIDVLRQGRVAIANAPGTGIADDKLIYAHVPAMIRYYLDEEPIIENVPTYLCARPDDRLYVLEHLEQLVVKSVAEAGGYGMLIGPQASRSELADFDTKIRANPRNFIAQPTLQLSTVPSLSDGELYPCHVDLRPYVLRGASNWVSPGGLTRVALKRGSLVVNSSQGGGCKDTWIVDDQPMAAPQPQEAVPC
- a CDS encoding sodium:solute symporter family protein yields the protein MPADSVPFLQPGIAWALVVLFSVLWVALGIAWGRRGQGNADDYMLAGRNIGLALSTATLMASWVTGNTTLLAPEFGYKTGLWGMFSYALAGLGLILFAPLASRIKQLMPNGRTSGDFIRLRYGRLAWWVFMLITAIYTLGFLMTQAMGAGLLLQALSGFDYHVGMVVVIGVATVYTLFGGMRAVIGTDFIQSLLIMVLLAVVAVLAFRQFPMPEVHASLLAQHPDRLDLLLPAGLLIAWNSALFSMGEVFHNNIWWSRVFASRRSVVMTSFVLGGIAWMSVPMVTGSIGLVALARELPLEQVNMVFPVMAADLLGAGGAALVFVVVFASLTSTLDSLLASTADLLAEDVYFRLLRPQASDLQLKQAARLMVVGLAVVTLALSWPRLDSLASVLFFTGALVASTVWPVACGLYWRTANRTAAIAAMLAGSVVGLLAYVLIAPYCAAVFSAAVSAVVMLMGSRFWPERFDFTLLQEEG
- a CDS encoding GTP 3',8-cyclase MoaA, which gives rise to MSIPLPLADRFNRPLGVLRLSLTARCNLACPYCCPDVEEPPGLLTLDQQLRVIRVAARLGAQTLRLTGGEPLLSRRLLPLLEAVAQARRDRSDPMAGLQAVALTSNGVLLSESMARALRTAGLDRITISLDAVEGEAAARMAGLQGGALAGDRLVRQVQDGIAAARAAGFDPSRGELKLNAVIQRGRNDDQLLPLADLARQQGMELRLIEYMDVGSRNQWTLDQVLPAAQMVERIHARWPLEALGRPRGGTARRWSYGDGAGSIGVIASISEPFCGDCNRLRVTADGQAFTCLFSADGTDLKPALASELQLEQAMRQLWQRRQDRYSEERDPSAAASTHAEMAYLGG
- a CDS encoding alpha-E domain-containing protein; its protein translation is MLSRVADSLYWINRYLERAENISRFLEVSEAMALDCPPGSAEPWLPLVEVTGDRHRFDTTYPDTTPKQVVRFLLLDRSNPNSIVSCIAMARENARQIRDVITTEMWEQINDLHWSLQEDEDIWREPVQEQLRIIRRGCQLVYGITDTTLSRDLSWLFSQLGRLIERADKTSRILDVKYFLLLPSPEEVGGVLDELQWITLLRTAGAYQMYRQSRQHAISPASVARFLLLDPIFPRSVRYCLQGISDTLQQIQQHPSPDTPDDLDCLRGQLLARWSYVRIDNLIEAGLHEAIDQLQQDLNQLHTLIQTRYFTSADLRSTPTDPACVLSSFTA